The Castanea sativa cultivar Marrone di Chiusa Pesio chromosome 11, ASM4071231v1 genome contains a region encoding:
- the LOC142616937 gene encoding uncharacterized protein LOC142616937 — MDAARRRALIKQQAAKKKQDRGQTKGTAPTVPSKRTQHEKTDRPQKKQRTTVEPVVALQAEKTPVKHGKGKGLMKGPAPSGEKPPVLFREDSSYALEKMSSMLTADDYADLGNHSTEAMGETGLFTLAQAMVMMKGLFGRCLNHETSMDRLRQKNKTMEDELHELKTYKINMDRKLKCSEQVRGEVEKENGHLRELLKDKEKQLTETVSKLDNAKEIAVQEYRDSENLLTELGNSFADGFDDAIRQVKSSYPDLDVSHINIDAQGQTLAQSVQSESTDEVFAVTAPADEGEVQPPSQPDDGPLDGNSSPKNE; from the exons atggacGCCGCCAGGAGGAGAGCCCTTATTAAACAGCAAGCAGCGAAGAAAAAGCAGGACAGGggtcaaacaaaggggacggCCCCGACGGTACCGTCAAAACGAACTCAACATGAAAAGACGGACCGTcctcaaaagaaacaaaggacCACCGTCGAACCCGTCGTGGCCTTACAAGCTGAGAAAACGCCCGTCAAACACGGAAAAGGCAAAGGCTTAATGAAGGGTCCAGCACCTTCaggggagaaaccacccgttctcttccGGGAAGATTCGAGCTATGCCCTTGAGAAGATGTCGTCCATGCTGACAGCTGACGACTACGCAGACCTTGGCAACCACTcgacggaggcgatgggtgaAACGGGCCTCTTCACCCTTGCACAG gccatggtgatgatgaaggggCTTTTTGGCCGTTGCCTTAATCATGAGACATCCATGGACCGTCTGAGACAGAAaaacaagacgatggaggatgagttacacgagctgaagacctataagatcaatatggacagaaagctcaagtGCTCGGAGCAAGTTAGAGGcgaagtggagaaagagaatgggcaTCTACGCGAACTTTTGAAGGACAAAGAGAAGCAGCTAACGGAGACAGTGTCGAAGCTTGACAACGCCAAGGAGATAGCCGTCCAAGAATACCGTGATTCTGAGAATCTTCTGACGGAGCTTGGAAACTCCTTTGCAGACGGGTTCGATGACGCTATCCGTCAGGTTAAGTCGTCGTACCCTGACTTGGACGTATCTCATATCAACAttgatgctcaagggcaaacactcgcGCAATCCGTCCAGTCAGAAAGTACAGAtgaagtgtttgccgtcactgctccagccGATGAAGGTGAAGTTCAACCTCCTTCTCAGCCAGACGACGGTCCATTGGACGGGAACTCATCTCCAAAGAATGAATAG
- the LOC142617687 gene encoding pheophytinase, chloroplastic — MDILSYSGAPCSHVVNLRLELVLKSSDLHQSKLTFRKHKFKCTKINSRCGSFRLYNIDQSLLKQNSHQGNFRSSSTLGGFRNVDLKVSSGSYDGYVIDGKEDARDISKPGESETKVVIPGMPDESNGESSAAVSSCFWEWKPKFKVHYEKSGCENVTSPPVLFLPGFGVGSFHYEKQLKDLGRDYRVWAIDFLGQGMSLPSENPTPDSSEGDTLERKDSAWGFGDEAEPWASELVYSIDLWQDQVRYFIEEVIGEPVYVVGNSLGGYVALYFAASNPHLVKGVTLLNATPFWGFLPNPITSPRLAKIFPLSGTFPLPSNVRKLTEFVWQKMSDPRSIAEILRQVYADHTTKVDKVFSRILETTQHPAAAASFASIMFAPRGQLSFGDALSRCKMNNVPICLMYGKEDPWVTPVWGLQVKRQVPEAPYYEISPAGHCPHDEVPEVVNYLLRGWIKNLETQGSIALPLLDDGESIDYSIARELEFVRDGSRKSLSVHFFGSKFSLWNRISSYIKSQFGNTDLKS, encoded by the exons ATGGATATTCTCTCATACAGTGGTGCGCCTTGCTCACATGTAGTAAATTTAAGGTTGGAATTGGTTTTGAAAAGTTCAGATTTGCATCAGTCAAAGCTTACTTTtagaaaacataaatttaaGTGCACTAAAATTAATTCCAGATGTGGTTCCTTTAGATTGTACAATATAGATCAGTCTCTCTTAAAGCAAAACAGTCACCAGGGCAATTTTAGGTCATCAAGTACCCTTGGGGGCTTTAGAAATGTTGATTTAAAGGTCTCGAGTGGAAGCTATGATGGTTATGTGATTGATGGGAAAGAGGATGCAAGGGATATTTCAAAACCGGGAGAGTCAGAAACTAAGGTTGTAATTCCAGGCATGCCAGATGAATCTAATGGTGAATCTAGTGCTGCAGTCAGTAGTTGCTTTTGGGAATGGAAGCCCAAGTTCAAGGTACATTATGAGAAATCAGGGTGTGAAAATGTGACTTCCCCACCAGTGCTCTTTCTTCCTGGTTTTGGTGTTGGTTCTTTTCATTACGAGAAACAACTGAAGGATTTAGGACGTGATTATAGAGTTTGGGCAATTGATTTTCTTGGGCAAGGCATGTCATTGCCATCGGAAAATCCTACTCCTGATTCTAGTGAAGGAGATACATTGGAGAGGAAAGATTCCGCTTGGGGCTTTGGAGATGAAGCTGAACCGTGGGCAAGTGAGCTTGTTTACTCTATTGATTTGTGGCAGGATCAAGTTCGATATTTCATAGAAGAG GTCATTGGTGAACCAGTCTATGTCGTTGGGAACTCACTAGGAGGATACGTGGCTCTATACTTTGCAGCATCCAACCCTCATTTGGTGAAAGGTGTTACATTGCTTAATGCAACTCCTTTCTGGGGATTTCTGCCTAACCCAATAACATCTCCTAGACTAGCGAAAATATTTCCATTGTCTGGAACATTTCCTCTGCCTTCCAATGTGAGGAAGCTCACAGAATTCGT TTGGCAGAAAATGAGTGATCCTAGAAGTATTGCAGAGATACTCAGGCAAGTTTACGCAGATCATACAACAAAGGTTGACAAAGTATTTTCTCGTATACTTGAGACAACACAGCATCCAGCTGCCGCTGCATCATTTGCCTCAATTATGTTTGCTCCTCGGGGGCAATTATCTTTTGGGGATGCTTTATCTAG GTGTAAAATGAACAATGTACCAATCTGTCTCATGTACGGAAAAGAAGACCCCTGGGTGACACCTGTTTGGGGACTTCAGGTGAAACGGCAGGTCCCTGAAGCTCCATATTATGAGATCAGCCCAGCTGGTCACTGCCCTCATGATGAAGTTCCTGAG GTTGTGAATTATTTACTACGTGGGTGGATCAAAAACCTGGAGACACAGGGTTCAATTGCATTACCCCTTCTTGATGATGGTGAAAGTATTGACTACAGCATTGCTAGGGAGTTGGAATTTGTGAGAGATGGATCAAGAAAATCATTGAGTGTGCATTTCTTTGGCTCTAAGTTCTCTCTTTGGAACAGGATAAGCTCTTACATCAAATCTCAATTTGGGAATACAGATCTCAAATCTTGA